Proteins found in one Synechococcus sp. LA31 genomic segment:
- a CDS encoding CP12 domain-containing protein has product MENIDSHLSKLKAELDQARQNGDSARINHLEGELKNLETYKQHHPDEQKDPSPLEVYCDLNPEAPECLVYDD; this is encoded by the coding sequence TTGGAGAACATCGACTCCCACCTGAGCAAACTCAAGGCTGAGCTTGATCAGGCCCGCCAAAACGGCGACAGCGCTCGCATCAACCATCTGGAAGGGGAATTAAAGAACCTCGAGACCTACAAACAGCATCACCCGGACGAGCAGAAGGACCCCTCACCGCTCGAGGTGTACTGCGACCTCAATCCAGAAGCCCCCGAATGCCTCGTCTACGACGACTGA
- a CDS encoding DUF3136 domain-containing protein → MRSEASITIGELEANYQLYCKAMKMLIAEKRTLNKIQRTVCWARLETLHHCLPRHYKSPQYLYAQLTRHEQKVAA, encoded by the coding sequence ATGAGAAGCGAAGCGAGCATCACGATCGGCGAGCTTGAGGCTAACTATCAGCTTTATTGCAAAGCAATGAAGATGTTAATTGCCGAAAAACGCACGCTCAACAAAATTCAACGCACTGTGTGCTGGGCGCGGCTTGAGACGCTGCATCACTGCCTGCCACGTCATTACAAATCGCCGCAGTATCTCTACGCGCAGCTCACACGCCATGAGCAGAAGGTTGCGGCGTGA
- a CDS encoding response regulator transcription factor, translating to MDFTPYLDSMSSGNLDEVLLSVAVQGKVALALKGRFFLRCLCDSFSDPSRIGCAVTDEESCLRYLQQESYELLICTDFLESGNGFELARRARLAQPQLKVVVLALGDAIPVEFAEASWLEAVVAEADLIEDQKPLEAAIMAVMGHHSYRSPSLRSGQLPYLSCPRLTPREYEVLDHLASGLTDREIAEQLVVSEETARTYTKRLLKTLDVNNRVQAVLKGMRCGMVQI from the coding sequence ATGGACTTCACGCCCTATCTCGACAGCATGAGCAGCGGCAACCTCGACGAGGTGCTGCTCTCAGTGGCCGTGCAGGGCAAGGTGGCACTGGCGCTGAAAGGGCGTTTTTTCCTGCGTTGCCTCTGCGACAGTTTCAGCGATCCCTCGCGCATTGGCTGCGCCGTAACCGATGAGGAGAGCTGCCTGCGTTATCTGCAGCAGGAGAGCTACGAACTGCTGATCTGCACGGATTTTCTTGAGAGCGGCAACGGCTTTGAGCTGGCGCGTCGGGCGCGGCTAGCCCAACCGCAGCTCAAGGTGGTGGTGCTTGCCCTCGGTGATGCCATACCGGTGGAGTTCGCCGAGGCCAGTTGGCTCGAAGCGGTGGTCGCCGAAGCGGATTTGATCGAGGATCAGAAACCTCTGGAGGCGGCGATCATGGCGGTGATGGGCCATCACTCCTATCGAAGCCCGTCGTTGCGTTCCGGCCAGTTGCCCTATTTGAGCTGTCCGCGGCTCACTCCACGGGAATACGAAGTGCTCGACCATCTGGCCAGCGGCCTCACCGACCGCGAGATTGCTGAGCAGCTGGTGGTGAGTGAAGAAACAGCCCGCACCTACACCAAGCGCCTGTTGAAAACCCTCGACGTGAATAACCGCGTGCAGGCCGTGCTCAAAGGCATGCGTTGCGGCATGGTGCAGATCTGA
- the selD gene encoding selenide, water dikinase SelD yields the protein MRSPQRQPPARALLVLAGGGHTHALLLRRWIMRPRLKPEAVAVFLVNRTSTALYSGMVPGLVAGLYPRDACAIDLRDLCRRAGVTFLQAEITGVDPEGQLLQLADRPPLRFDVLSLNVGCQTRWRDPSSSAPQLVKPLEPFLGWLEQRLQHRNHQPLRIRGGGAAAVELAMALRARGLAPELLVRARQLQLGSPAANAAAAQLLRRADIPIRWGVEDGIPADLACTGSEAPPWLAASGLPVQAATGRVLTEPSLQVQGQPQLFACGDCAVLAVDPRPAAGVWAVRAAPLLAENLRRQLGRPQRPLRPWRPQRWALQLLGDGGCLGLEAPRALAFYGPWSVGPSRWLWRWKDRIDRQFMQGFRPARAMTASAEPMACRGCAAKLPAAPLEAALTRLDPQGVAPPPQDAARLDLNAHGELLLQSVDGFPALLDDPWLNARLTTLHACSDLWACGASVHSLQAVVTLPEAAAPLQEELLFHTLAGVRSVLDPLEAVLLGGHTLEGRDGAGLALTLAVNGVVPPARHWPKGPLCSGQRLLLTRPIGSGVLFAAAMAGAAKPAWIDAALAVMQQSQAPLVELLAAHGCQACTDVTGFGLLGHLGEMLAAHQRVELDPAAIPALPGALAVLEQGLASSLAPANARALALLAPTGPVAVTATPTAAEQQLWIDPQTCGPLLAALPADRAAAALQAVWAAGFSQAALIGRVL from the coding sequence TTGCGCTCTCCGCAGCGGCAACCACCGGCTCGAGCCTTGCTGGTGCTTGCCGGTGGCGGCCACACCCATGCCTTGCTGTTGCGCCGCTGGATCATGCGGCCGCGGCTGAAGCCTGAAGCGGTGGCGGTGTTTCTGGTGAACCGCACCAGTACTGCGCTCTATTCGGGAATGGTGCCGGGGTTGGTCGCTGGCCTCTATCCGCGCGATGCCTGCGCGATTGATCTGCGGGATCTGTGCCGCCGTGCGGGCGTGACCTTTCTCCAGGCCGAGATCACCGGTGTGGATCCCGAGGGCCAGCTGCTGCAGTTGGCGGATCGCCCGCCGCTGCGCTTTGACGTCTTGAGCCTGAATGTGGGCTGCCAGACCCGCTGGCGTGATCCCAGCTCGAGCGCTCCGCAGCTGGTGAAGCCACTGGAGCCTTTTCTGGGCTGGTTGGAGCAGCGGCTGCAGCACCGCAACCATCAGCCACTGCGGATCCGAGGCGGCGGGGCTGCGGCTGTGGAGTTGGCCATGGCGTTGCGGGCCCGCGGCTTGGCACCGGAACTTCTGGTGCGCGCTCGGCAGCTGCAGCTGGGATCGCCGGCGGCCAACGCCGCCGCAGCGCAACTGCTGCGCCGCGCCGACATTCCCATTCGCTGGGGCGTGGAGGATGGCATCCCCGCTGATCTGGCCTGCACCGGTAGTGAGGCTCCGCCTTGGCTGGCCGCCAGTGGATTGCCAGTGCAGGCGGCCACAGGCCGGGTGCTCACGGAGCCCAGCTTGCAGGTGCAGGGTCAGCCCCAGCTGTTCGCCTGCGGTGATTGCGCTGTGCTCGCCGTTGATCCCAGGCCTGCCGCGGGGGTGTGGGCCGTGCGAGCTGCGCCCTTGCTGGCGGAGAACCTGCGGCGTCAGCTGGGCCGGCCCCAGCGGCCGCTTCGCCCCTGGCGGCCCCAGCGCTGGGCGCTGCAGCTGCTCGGTGATGGCGGCTGCCTGGGCTTGGAGGCGCCCCGGGCCCTCGCTTTTTACGGCCCTTGGAGTGTTGGCCCGTCGCGCTGGTTGTGGCGTTGGAAAGATCGCATCGATCGGCAGTTCATGCAGGGCTTTCGTCCCGCCCGGGCCATGACGGCCTCAGCGGAGCCGATGGCCTGCCGCGGCTGCGCGGCCAAGCTGCCGGCTGCACCCCTGGAGGCGGCACTCACGCGCCTCGATCCGCAGGGCGTGGCGCCGCCGCCGCAGGATGCCGCCCGCCTGGATCTCAATGCGCACGGTGAGCTGCTGCTGCAAAGCGTGGATGGCTTTCCGGCTCTGCTCGATGACCCCTGGCTCAACGCCCGCCTCACCACCCTGCATGCCTGCAGCGATCTCTGGGCCTGCGGGGCCAGTGTGCACAGCCTGCAAGCGGTAGTCACCCTGCCCGAGGCTGCAGCGCCGCTTCAGGAAGAGTTGTTGTTTCACACCCTGGCGGGGGTGCGCTCGGTGCTGGATCCCCTGGAGGCCGTGTTGCTGGGGGGGCACACCCTGGAGGGGCGCGATGGAGCAGGCCTGGCCCTCACCCTGGCGGTGAATGGGGTGGTGCCGCCCGCGCGCCACTGGCCCAAGGGGCCCCTATGCAGCGGCCAGAGGCTGCTGCTCACCCGCCCGATCGGTAGTGGCGTGCTGTTTGCAGCGGCGATGGCCGGTGCCGCCAAGCCGGCCTGGATCGATGCCGCCCTCGCGGTGATGCAACAGAGCCAGGCGCCCTTGGTGGAGTTACTCGCGGCCCATGGCTGCCAGGCCTGCACGGATGTCACGGGTTTCGGGTTGTTGGGACATCTGGGCGAGATGCTTGCAGCGCATCAGCGGGTGGAGCTGGATCCAGCTGCGATCCCAGCGCTTCCTGGTGCCCTGGCCGTGCTTGAGCAGGGGCTGGCCAGCAGCCTTGCTCCCGCCAATGCCAGGGCACTGGCGTTGCTTGCGCCCACTGGCCCTGTGGCGGTGACGGCTACGCCCACGGCCGCCGAGCAGCAGCTCTGGATCGATCCGCAGACCTGCGGCCCACTGCTGGCAGCCTTGCCCGCTGACCGCGCAGCGGCAGCGCTGCAGGCGGTGTGGGCCGCCGGCTTCAGTCAGGCGGCCCTGATCGGCCGGGTGCTTTGA
- a CDS encoding TolC family protein has translation MRRRSRHRFNGLALVLSPLAALALRPAGAMPLQAQAAPRPSAKAEAPQQPLALTLDQAIALGMGQSLALRNSGLVVDESRALQGLARARFMPKLDLVGLGTYGQVGTDIGFISNLPAIGDLNFELGGDGYAVVQNTFVNVGLALTVPLIDFSRGPLQKAARAGVAAAEAQGSEQQRRTRFAIQTAYLNAQLADALIPVWESALQVSTRLLSDARAIRREGLAARIDTLQAEALVETDRQGLAEARSQRTIALSALARQLDLPPQKEVILQDPLRPGPAWTLALDPTLQRALQDRPALEALDQQRQANLARIQVARASGMPQLGLLLGGGISGDWLNVPVLNTSPRVSVNGAAGPDLPTVNTSGSVSGSFYDWGAVLGLRQPLFDGGLTREAVALAKRRAQQSELAIEIAEQAITQQVETFYASHQAAGPQMRAAAAAAAAGAEAVRDALLRYRAGVAPITELLIAQRNLQAARSAEAVAIHRWNLSRAGLELETGTTAAESGSPASL, from the coding sequence TTGCGCCGCCGATCGCGCCACCGCTTTAACGGTCTTGCCCTGGTGCTCAGCCCGCTCGCGGCTCTGGCCCTGAGGCCAGCCGGCGCCATGCCGCTCCAAGCCCAGGCGGCACCTAGGCCGAGCGCCAAGGCTGAGGCTCCACAGCAGCCCTTGGCGCTCACGCTTGATCAGGCCATCGCGCTCGGCATGGGCCAGTCGTTGGCGTTGCGCAACAGCGGGCTGGTGGTGGATGAGAGCCGGGCCTTGCAGGGGCTGGCGCGCGCCCGCTTCATGCCCAAGCTCGATCTGGTGGGCTTGGGCACCTACGGCCAGGTGGGTACCGACATCGGCTTCATCTCCAACCTGCCCGCCATCGGCGACCTCAACTTCGAGCTGGGCGGCGACGGCTACGCCGTGGTGCAGAACACCTTTGTGAATGTGGGCCTTGCCCTCACGGTTCCGCTGATCGATTTCAGCCGTGGGCCGTTGCAGAAGGCGGCGCGGGCTGGTGTGGCGGCCGCTGAAGCGCAGGGAAGTGAACAGCAACGGCGCACGCGCTTCGCCATCCAGACCGCCTATCTCAACGCCCAGCTCGCCGATGCGCTGATCCCCGTGTGGGAGAGCGCGCTGCAAGTATCAACGCGGCTGCTCAGCGATGCCCGCGCGATCCGCCGCGAAGGCTTGGCGGCGCGCATCGACACGCTCCAGGCCGAGGCCCTGGTGGAAACCGACCGGCAGGGCTTGGCGGAAGCCCGTTCGCAGCGCACGATCGCCCTCAGTGCCCTGGCTCGCCAGCTCGATCTGCCGCCGCAGAAGGAGGTGATCCTTCAGGACCCCCTACGGCCCGGCCCGGCCTGGACGCTCGCTTTAGATCCCACGCTGCAACGGGCGTTGCAGGACAGGCCGGCTCTTGAGGCCCTGGATCAGCAGCGCCAGGCCAACCTCGCCCGCATCCAGGTGGCCCGTGCCTCGGGCATGCCCCAGCTCGGGCTGTTGCTGGGTGGGGGCATCAGTGGCGACTGGCTCAACGTGCCCGTGCTCAACACCAGCCCCCGGGTTTCGGTGAACGGCGCCGCAGGCCCTGACCTCCCCACCGTGAACACCAGCGGCAGCGTGTCCGGCAGCTTCTACGACTGGGGTGCGGTGCTGGGGCTGCGCCAGCCTTTGTTTGATGGCGGCCTCACCCGCGAGGCCGTTGCGTTGGCCAAGCGCCGCGCTCAGCAGAGCGAGCTGGCGATCGAGATTGCGGAGCAGGCCATTACTCAGCAGGTGGAAACCTTTTATGCCAGCCACCAGGCCGCCGGGCCGCAAATGCGAGCCGCAGCGGCTGCCGCCGCTGCCGGTGCCGAGGCTGTGCGCGATGCACTGCTGCGCTACCGGGCTGGCGTTGCTCCGATCACCGAGTTGTTGATCGCGCAACGCAACCTCCAGGCGGCCCGCTCCGCCGAAGCGGTGGCGATCCACCGCTGGAATCTCAGCCGCGCTGGCTTAGAGCTGGAAACCGGCACCACGGCTGCGGAGAGCGGCTCCCCCGCATCTCTTTAA
- a CDS encoding FUSC family protein: MAAEAPAGSLSLDLRAALVIGLAAALSDAACQGIGLSGESIAYGALIAALVVRPDFSRWPLLIYPVLIVLVGICLAIGVSLGLGLSDAPQVFVFGLVAALMQLITLLLPSKLRLLSGVVACAGVLPLLGTPSWEGWRDEMLAIVIGLLTGTLLQLTFTPAELKQPPEESRAEAEDPPLADRIRAGLSSPFFWRKLVFASLAYAIGLGVGAVTPKYLYFGVVLLLNDSIGATLARVRDRMVGVSLGVLMPLLVFNTIGLSELSIGLVMGGTAALLAALNRRSYLRTALISSGVAFIGYGPLVAWYIPHRWIDYLMGCALALAVGLFLFPNSALRRFNQLSLAAGNPSVQPQLQALQPAAAEEARWLGLPEPQLPAPSRP, translated from the coding sequence ATGGCGGCTGAAGCTCCCGCGGGGAGCCTGAGCCTGGATCTGCGAGCCGCACTGGTGATCGGCCTCGCGGCAGCGCTCAGTGATGCCGCCTGCCAAGGCATCGGGCTCAGTGGTGAATCGATCGCCTACGGCGCCCTGATCGCGGCCCTGGTGGTGCGGCCGGATTTCAGCCGTTGGCCGCTGTTGATCTATCCCGTGCTGATCGTTCTGGTGGGGATCTGCCTGGCGATCGGCGTGAGCCTTGGGCTGGGCCTTTCGGATGCACCGCAGGTCTTCGTGTTCGGCCTGGTGGCGGCCCTAATGCAACTGATCACGTTGCTTTTACCCAGCAAATTGCGTCTGCTGAGCGGCGTGGTGGCCTGCGCCGGAGTGCTGCCACTGCTGGGCACACCCAGCTGGGAGGGCTGGCGCGACGAGATGCTCGCCATCGTGATCGGCCTGCTCACAGGCACGCTCCTCCAACTCACCTTCACCCCGGCTGAGCTGAAGCAACCGCCCGAGGAGAGCCGTGCAGAGGCTGAGGATCCACCTCTGGCGGATCGCATCCGCGCAGGCCTTTCCTCACCCTTTTTCTGGCGCAAGCTGGTGTTCGCCAGCCTGGCCTATGCCATCGGCCTGGGTGTTGGAGCCGTCACCCCCAAATACCTCTACTTCGGGGTGGTGCTCCTGCTCAATGACAGCATCGGCGCCACCCTGGCGCGGGTGCGCGATCGCATGGTGGGCGTGAGCCTCGGTGTGCTGATGCCACTGCTCGTGTTCAACACGATCGGCCTGAGTGAGCTCTCGATCGGGCTGGTGATGGGCGGAACCGCCGCCCTGCTAGCCGCCCTCAACCGCCGCAGTTACCTGCGCACCGCTCTGATCTCGAGTGGTGTGGCCTTCATTGGCTACGGCCCCTTGGTGGCTTGGTACATCCCCCACCGCTGGATCGATTACCTGATGGGCTGCGCTCTGGCGCTGGCAGTGGGGCTGTTCCTGTTCCCGAATTCAGCGCTGCGCCGCTTTAATCAGCTCTCCCTTGCAGCGGGCAATCCCAGCGTGCAACCTCAACTGCAAGCCCTGCAGCCTGCCGCCGCCGAAGAAGCCCGTTGGCTGGGGTTGCCGGAGCCGCAGCTACCAGCACCATCGCGCCCATGA
- a CDS encoding potassium channel family protein, with protein sequence MNGLRTRHLRRYAPAVGGLIALAIPLAQRAAAATTAVACTSPGAGLQLLISAAMLMLTSLLQLWVTTLLIELNHHQPLMRWCAPRADRRLLMVLIGVGVIALALLSDIVLWAVLFHSLELLPTLEESFYFSGITFTSVGYGDVMLPPCWRLLSVGLAVNGLLMAGWSTALLVHLVQSSMAMRIQNHNKP encoded by the coding sequence ATGAACGGTTTACGCACCCGGCACCTGCGGCGCTACGCGCCGGCTGTGGGGGGTCTGATCGCCCTGGCCATCCCCTTGGCCCAGCGTGCAGCCGCCGCGACCACAGCCGTGGCCTGCACGAGCCCCGGTGCCGGCCTGCAGTTGCTGATCAGCGCAGCAATGTTGATGCTCACAAGCTTGTTGCAGCTTTGGGTCACCACGTTGCTGATCGAGCTGAACCACCACCAGCCGCTGATGCGGTGGTGTGCCCCCAGGGCTGATCGGCGGTTGTTGATGGTGCTGATCGGTGTGGGCGTGATTGCCCTGGCCCTCCTGAGCGACATTGTGCTCTGGGCCGTGCTCTTTCACAGCCTGGAGCTCTTACCCACTCTGGAGGAGAGCTTCTACTTCAGTGGCATCACCTTCACCAGCGTGGGGTATGGCGATGTGATGTTGCCCCCCTGTTGGCGCTTGCTCAGCGTGGGGCTGGCGGTGAATGGGTTGCTGATGGCCGGCTGGAGCACAGCGCTGTTGGTTCACCTGGTGCAGAGCTCGATGGCGATGCGGATCCAGAACCACAACAAGCCCTAA
- a CDS encoding diguanylate cyclase yields the protein MKGLLRERVNRSLFGLALAAAALGSTVLASVSGVLVLQATLQDAEKHASALERDLSGSLTSFQPIYEVQRQLQMAASSRELRSALLLDRKGRVLAASDNAVVGRNVRQLTSADGLGDLPQHLQLCFSARVSRGFCQGQRATSLVDGPFPLIGGDHMIRVLPTPLALEGLPAFGQEGLLVIEMDLQPLVGQAARLTGLVFLAGLLPLFLTAGALVLVVRRQVLPELLSLAQTDSLSGVLNRRAFLEAASQRLALPGVGEQAWVVALIDIDHFKTINDTYGHAAGDEVIRRMADYLHSAVRRGDLVGRLGGDEFALLVGASASQAYDLLDRLRQRVASHRWTLADGREPQLSLSIGMVECGSGGRRQLGELLQAADAALYVAKDQGRNQVMDLERSHPKGWTMQPA from the coding sequence ATGAAAGGGCTTCTGCGTGAACGCGTGAACCGCAGCTTGTTCGGGCTGGCCCTGGCGGCGGCTGCTTTGGGATCCACTGTGTTGGCCAGCGTGAGCGGTGTGCTCGTTTTGCAGGCCACCCTCCAGGACGCTGAAAAGCACGCCAGCGCTCTCGAGCGCGACCTCTCCGGCAGCCTCACCAGCTTTCAGCCCATCTATGAAGTGCAGCGGCAGCTGCAGATGGCGGCCTCCTCCCGTGAACTGCGCTCGGCGTTGCTGCTCGATCGCAAAGGCCGCGTACTGGCCGCCAGCGACAACGCCGTGGTGGGTCGCAACGTGCGGCAGCTCACCAGCGCTGATGGGTTAGGGGATCTGCCGCAACACCTGCAGCTGTGTTTCAGCGCCAGGGTCAGTCGCGGTTTTTGCCAGGGACAACGGGCCACCAGCCTTGTGGATGGCCCCTTCCCGCTGATCGGGGGGGATCACATGATTCGGGTGTTGCCCACGCCGTTGGCGCTGGAAGGCTTGCCGGCCTTTGGCCAAGAGGGCCTGCTGGTGATCGAAATGGATCTGCAGCCCTTGGTGGGGCAGGCGGCGCGCCTCACTGGTTTGGTGTTTCTCGCCGGGCTGTTGCCGCTCTTTCTCACCGCCGGTGCTCTGGTGTTGGTGGTACGCCGCCAGGTGCTGCCGGAATTACTCAGCCTCGCCCAGACCGACAGCCTCTCTGGGGTGCTCAACCGCCGGGCCTTTCTGGAGGCCGCTAGCCAACGGCTTGCCCTGCCTGGTGTGGGTGAGCAGGCCTGGGTAGTGGCCTTGATCGATATCGATCACTTCAAAACCATCAACGACACCTACGGCCATGCCGCCGGCGATGAGGTGATCCGTCGCATGGCCGACTATCTCCATTCGGCCGTGCGCCGTGGCGATCTGGTGGGGCGTTTGGGGGGTGATGAGTTCGCCCTGTTGGTAGGGGCCTCCGCATCCCAGGCCTACGACCTGCTGGATCGCCTCCGCCAGCGGGTGGCCTCCCATCGCTGGACCCTGGCCGATGGCCGGGAGCCCCAGCTCTCCCTCTCGATCGGCATGGTGGAGTGCGGCAGTGGTGGCCGCCGTCAGCTCGGGGAACTGCTCCAGGCCGCCGATGCAGCCCTGTATGTGGCCAAGGATCAGGGGCGCAACCAAGTGATGGACCTGGAGCGTTCGCACCCCAAGGGTTGGACCATGCAACCCGCTTAG
- a CDS encoding ABC transporter substrate-binding protein, whose amino-acid sequence MTRARWLLAVAALAGVAALAACGLFRREPKVRLAIVDWPAYEYFYLASRKGLDRPLGYSLQVDQFGSLQDQRQAFSRGDVDAIATTLPEAIAICREAPARCPALVLVLDESYGADQLVAAARWRTSKELKGQRVGVERSVLGEFLLLRALQPHGLSLSDLTLRYEGPKALVAQLERGSLDAIVTYAPHSDRLLDDPRWRVLFSSREIPGEVVDVLAVSPELASHDPALVRALVATWWAARELAAKQPQEAVALMAQRQGATPQQFLRSQRLIRYPDPAQQAVLLAAEGPVQRTLVQLEQLMRQANRLPDQLTLPTLSPELAQ is encoded by the coding sequence ATGACACGTGCCCGTTGGTTGCTGGCGGTTGCAGCTTTGGCCGGTGTGGCCGCTCTGGCGGCCTGTGGGCTGTTCCGGCGCGAGCCGAAGGTGCGATTGGCGATCGTGGATTGGCCGGCCTACGAATACTTCTATCTCGCCAGCCGCAAGGGGTTGGATCGGCCGCTCGGCTACAGCCTGCAGGTGGATCAATTTGGCTCGCTGCAGGATCAGCGCCAGGCCTTCAGCCGTGGTGATGTGGACGCGATCGCCACCACCCTTCCGGAGGCGATCGCCATCTGCCGTGAGGCACCGGCACGCTGTCCCGCCTTGGTGTTGGTGCTCGATGAATCCTATGGAGCTGATCAGCTGGTGGCGGCAGCCCGCTGGCGCACGAGCAAGGAGTTGAAAGGGCAGCGGGTGGGGGTGGAGCGCAGTGTGCTCGGCGAATTTCTGTTGCTTCGCGCCTTGCAGCCCCATGGGCTCAGCTTGTCCGATCTCACGCTCCGCTACGAGGGGCCCAAGGCGTTGGTGGCGCAGCTCGAGCGCGGTTCGCTCGATGCGATCGTCACCTACGCACCCCACAGCGATCGCTTGCTGGATGATCCCCGCTGGAGGGTGCTGTTCAGTTCCCGCGAGATTCCAGGCGAGGTGGTGGATGTGCTGGCGGTGAGCCCGGAGCTCGCTAGCCATGATCCGGCATTGGTGCGGGCTCTGGTCGCAACCTGGTGGGCGGCCCGGGAGCTCGCGGCCAAGCAACCCCAAGAGGCGGTTGCGCTGATGGCCCAGCGCCAGGGGGCGACACCCCAGCAATTCCTGCGCTCCCAGCGCTTGATCCGCTACCCCGATCCAGCGCAACAGGCGGTGTTGCTGGCTGCCGAGGGGCCAGTGCAGCGCACCCTGGTGCAGCTCGAGCAGCTGATGCGTCAGGCCAACCGTCTGCCCGACCAGCTCACCCTGCCCACGCTCTCACCGGAGCTGGCGCAATGA
- a CDS encoding ABC transporter substrate-binding protein: MAFSTLPAPLRRIGRTGLAVVGITAALGVLGACRWGRPSVDVPVSNWPGYEYMYLAHKLGLDQQAGITIRPLQFPDPQTIVHAYLRGEVPLAQLTTVEAVDLCGRAPSRCPEIVLILNESRGGDQIAVANAIPSIKALKGQSVAVTFSTLGPYVLSRALEQQGLALTDVQLRNIPLAKMPDALRSGEVKAAVFFPPYSDYAARDGASRTLFDSSAIAGEVFDVLAVDPTFLRRHGDTVTALIRAWAAAHQAARRDPERAIALAAQREQLSPEEYRQAEQGLVYFSLEQQLPMLQPGGVLARNLQAVQAVQQRLKLTPEQAPIPTVSARFVKAAQ; encoded by the coding sequence ATGGCCTTCAGCACCCTTCCCGCACCGCTGCGGCGGATTGGCCGGACCGGCCTCGCGGTGGTAGGCATCACTGCCGCGTTGGGAGTTTTGGGAGCTTGTCGTTGGGGCCGGCCCAGCGTGGATGTGCCGGTGTCCAACTGGCCTGGATACGAATACATGTATCTGGCCCACAAGCTTGGATTGGATCAACAGGCCGGCATCACGATCAGGCCGCTGCAGTTCCCCGATCCGCAGACGATCGTGCATGCCTACCTGCGCGGTGAAGTGCCCCTGGCGCAGCTCACCACGGTGGAGGCGGTGGATCTCTGCGGGCGGGCACCGAGCCGTTGCCCCGAGATCGTGCTGATCCTGAATGAATCCCGTGGTGGTGATCAGATCGCTGTAGCGAACGCCATCCCCTCCATCAAGGCGCTGAAGGGTCAATCGGTGGCGGTGACCTTCTCCACCCTGGGGCCCTATGTGCTCAGCCGGGCCTTGGAGCAGCAGGGCCTGGCCCTCACCGACGTGCAATTGCGCAATATCCCCTTGGCCAAGATGCCCGATGCCTTGCGCAGTGGCGAGGTGAAGGCGGCTGTGTTTTTCCCCCCCTACAGCGACTACGCCGCGCGCGATGGTGCCTCGCGCACCCTGTTCGATAGCAGTGCCATTGCGGGCGAGGTGTTCGACGTGCTGGCGGTGGACCCCACTTTTCTGCGCCGCCATGGCGACACGGTGACGGCCCTGATCCGCGCCTGGGCCGCGGCCCACCAGGCAGCACGGCGCGATCCCGAACGGGCGATTGCCCTGGCTGCTCAACGCGAGCAGCTCAGCCCAGAGGAATACCGCCAGGCCGAGCAGGGGCTGGTTTATTTCAGCCTGGAGCAGCAGTTGCCGATGCTGCAGCCCGGGGGTGTGTTGGCTCGCAATCTCCAGGCGGTGCAAGCGGTGCAGCAACGGCTCAAGCTCACGCCGGAGCAAGCGCCGATTCCAACGGTGTCGGCTCGGTTTGTGAAGGCTGCCCAATGA